A genomic stretch from Enterobacter dykesii includes:
- the umuD gene encoding translesion error-prone DNA polymerase V autoproteolytic subunit: MDTLFSYHQKQVIELPLFLERVACGFPSPAQDYVEDRLDLNRLAVRHPSATYFIKVSGDSMIGAGIGDGDLLVVDRSLNADHGDIVVASVAGEFTVKELQTRPVLRLLPHNARYQPITFQSEEELQIFGVVTHTLKTHKHVRVG, encoded by the coding sequence ATGGACACTCTCTTTTCTTATCACCAAAAGCAAGTCATTGAATTACCTTTGTTTTTAGAGCGCGTTGCCTGTGGTTTCCCCAGCCCGGCGCAGGATTATGTTGAAGATCGTCTCGATCTTAACCGGCTGGCAGTAAGACACCCCAGTGCGACCTATTTTATCAAGGTGAGTGGAGACTCCATGATTGGGGCGGGGATCGGCGACGGAGATCTGCTGGTGGTCGATCGTTCGTTAAATGCCGACCATGGGGATATCGTCGTGGCGTCGGTCGCCGGTGAGTTTACGGTGAAAGAGCTACAGACCCGCCCGGTTCTGAGACTTCTGCCGCATAATGCTCGCTATCAGCCGATTACCTTTCAGTCCGAAGAGGAGCTGCAGATCTTCGGCGTCGTCACCCACACGCTCAAAACGCATAAACATGTTCGCGTTGGTTGA
- the smrA gene encoding DNA endonuclease SmrA — protein MNPDDKSFFLDAMEDVQPLKRCADIHWQPSRNTRAREEVDSEQLDNFLTLDFLDVLPLEEPLAFQREGVQQGVIDKLRAGKYARQASLNLLRQPAERCRQMLYSFIRQAGRDGLRNLIIIHGKGREQNSHPNVVRSYLARWLTEFEEVQAFCVALPHHGGSGACYVSLRKSDEAKQENWERHAKRSR, from the coding sequence ATGAACCCTGACGACAAATCATTTTTTCTTGACGCCATGGAAGATGTCCAGCCCCTGAAGCGCTGCGCGGATATTCACTGGCAGCCCAGCCGCAATACGCGGGCGCGCGAGGAGGTGGATAGCGAACAGCTGGATAACTTCCTGACGCTGGATTTTCTTGACGTGCTTCCCCTGGAAGAACCGCTGGCGTTCCAGCGCGAAGGGGTACAGCAGGGCGTTATTGATAAGCTGCGCGCGGGTAAATATGCCCGCCAGGCCAGCTTAAACCTCCTGCGTCAGCCCGCCGAACGCTGCCGTCAGATGCTCTATTCTTTTATTCGTCAGGCCGGACGCGACGGGTTACGCAATCTGATTATCATTCACGGGAAAGGGCGCGAGCAGAACTCGCATCCCAATGTGGTGCGCAGCTATCTGGCGCGCTGGTTAACCGAGTTTGAGGAAGTGCAGGCCTTCTGCGTGGCGCTGCCGCATCACGGCGGCAGCGGGGCATGTTATGTTTCACTGCGAAAATCTGATGAAGCAAAACAGGAAAACTGGGAGCGGCACGCCAAGCGCAGCCGCTAG
- a CDS encoding M20 family metallo-hydrolase: protein MDTLAQYIQTLSPQLSAWRRDFHHFAESGWVEFRTAAKVAEILDSLGYELAMGRDVVDAESRMGLPDAATLAREFARARAQGAPDKWLAPFEGGFTGIVATLNTGRPGPTLAFRVDMDALDLSEALDESHRPFRDGFASCNPGMMHACAHDGHTAIGLGLAQVLKQNDAQLSGTIKLIFQPAEEGTRGARAMVAAGALDDVDYFTAIHIGTGVPAGTVICGSDNFMATTKFDVSFTGVAAHAGGKPEDGRNALLAAAQAALALHSIAPHSDGASRVNVGVMQAGSGRNVVPANALIKVETRGESEAINQYVFERAQAVITGAAALYGVRAEMRLMGAATSSAPTPAWVDYLREQASQVSGVIHAIDKVKAPAGSEDATLMMARVQENGGMASYMVFGTDLSAGHHNEKFDFDEQVMAITIETLARTALNFPWTRGV, encoded by the coding sequence ATGGACACACTGGCGCAGTACATCCAGACGTTATCCCCGCAGCTGAGCGCATGGCGTCGCGATTTTCACCATTTCGCGGAATCCGGCTGGGTAGAGTTTCGAACGGCCGCGAAAGTCGCGGAAATCCTCGATTCGCTGGGTTATGAACTGGCGATGGGTCGCGACGTCGTGGATGCCGAAAGCCGAATGGGGCTGCCCGATGCCGCTACCCTGGCGCGAGAGTTTGCCCGCGCGCGGGCGCAGGGCGCGCCTGATAAATGGCTGGCGCCGTTTGAAGGCGGGTTTACCGGCATTGTGGCGACGCTCAATACCGGCCGCCCTGGACCGACGCTGGCGTTTCGCGTCGACATGGATGCCCTTGATTTAAGCGAAGCGCTGGATGAAAGCCATCGCCCGTTCCGCGACGGGTTTGCTTCCTGCAATCCGGGAATGATGCACGCCTGCGCGCACGACGGCCACACCGCTATTGGCCTGGGGCTGGCGCAGGTGCTTAAGCAGAATGATGCGCAGCTCAGCGGCACTATCAAGCTGATCTTCCAGCCTGCCGAAGAAGGCACCCGCGGCGCGCGCGCCATGGTTGCCGCCGGGGCGCTGGACGACGTGGACTATTTCACGGCCATTCATATTGGTACCGGCGTGCCTGCCGGGACGGTCATTTGCGGCAGCGATAACTTTATGGCCACCACCAAGTTTGACGTGAGCTTTACCGGCGTGGCCGCACACGCGGGCGGTAAACCCGAGGACGGGCGTAACGCCCTGCTCGCCGCCGCGCAGGCCGCCCTCGCCCTGCACAGCATCGCCCCCCACAGCGACGGCGCATCCCGGGTGAACGTCGGGGTGATGCAGGCGGGCAGCGGACGCAACGTGGTGCCCGCGAATGCCCTGATAAAGGTTGAAACGCGCGGCGAAAGCGAAGCGATTAATCAGTACGTCTTTGAACGCGCGCAGGCGGTGATAACCGGCGCAGCGGCGCTCTACGGCGTGCGCGCCGAGATGCGCCTGATGGGTGCAGCCACCTCCAGCGCGCCGACGCCGGCCTGGGTTGATTACCTGCGCGAACAGGCGAGCCAGGTTTCCGGGGTTATTCACGCCATCGATAAGGTGAAAGCGCCAGCAGGCTCCGAAGACGCCACGCTGATGATGGCCCGCGTGCAGGAGAACGGCGGCATGGCGTCCTATATGGTGTTCGGCACGGATTTGAGCGCCGGACATCACAATGAAAAATTCGACTTCG
- a CDS encoding NAD(P)H-dependent flavin oxidoreductase, which translates to MKNNRICQILGIEKPVIQGPLSWLTDARLVAAVSNAGGLGVLGPNAGLTANTAVSTPEETAEKMREEIRKTKRLTEKPFGVNLIPTAVNDVWTGPILQVVKDEGVRAVVYTGYGEGSIIPALFRELKEAGIAIIYRDINPTPENTRLAEEMGADIIVATGFDEGGTLPATVLGTFSIVPLIADAVKHIPVMAAGGITDNRTARAAHALGAEGVFAGSVFISTEESRVPQGVKEKIVAANGLDLLLFRTVPHYYRALPGRLAEKLAAMDKAGASNDALGKAMGGLRGLRLGMLEDNTDEGYIALGTGIGNIHSVKSVAEVVNALTVE; encoded by the coding sequence ATGAAAAATAACCGTATTTGTCAGATCCTGGGCATCGAAAAACCTGTTATTCAGGGGCCGTTATCCTGGCTCACGGATGCCCGCTTGGTCGCAGCGGTCAGCAATGCCGGAGGGCTCGGCGTGCTGGGACCCAATGCCGGTTTAACCGCCAACACCGCGGTCTCCACGCCGGAAGAGACCGCCGAAAAAATGCGCGAAGAAATTCGTAAAACCAAACGGCTGACCGAGAAACCCTTTGGCGTGAACCTGATCCCCACGGCCGTTAATGACGTCTGGACTGGGCCTATTCTTCAGGTGGTGAAAGACGAAGGCGTCAGGGCCGTGGTGTATACGGGCTATGGGGAAGGCAGCATTATTCCCGCGCTGTTCCGCGAGTTAAAAGAAGCGGGTATCGCCATTATCTACCGCGACATCAACCCAACGCCTGAGAACACCCGCCTCGCAGAAGAAATGGGGGCTGACATTATCGTCGCCACCGGTTTTGATGAGGGCGGGACGTTACCCGCAACGGTGCTTGGCACCTTTTCCATCGTGCCGCTGATTGCCGATGCCGTGAAGCACATTCCGGTGATGGCCGCGGGCGGCATTACCGACAATCGCACCGCCAGAGCGGCCCATGCATTGGGCGCGGAAGGCGTGTTTGCCGGGTCGGTCTTTATCAGCACGGAAGAAAGCCGCGTGCCGCAGGGGGTCAAAGAGAAAATCGTTGCCGCCAACGGTCTCGATTTGCTGCTTTTCCGCACCGTGCCCCACTACTACCGCGCTCTTCCCGGCAGGCTGGCGGAAAAACTGGCGGCGATGGATAAAGCAGGCGCAAGCAACGACGCGCTGGGCAAGGCGATGGGAGGATTGCGGGGCCTGCGCCTGGGCATGCTGGAAGATAACACCGATGAAGGCTATATCGCGCTCGGCACGGGGATTGGGAATATTCACAGCGTGAAAAGCGTGGCCGAGGTTGTGAATGCGTTAACGGTTGAGTAA
- the umuC gene encoding translesion error-prone DNA polymerase V subunit UmuC, which produces MFALVDVNSFYASCERVFRPDLQGKPIVVVSNNDGCIISLSREAKQFGIKMGEPYFKFKEKLYTSKVYVFSSNYALYADLSSRVMQTLTDLAPAIEIYSIDEAFVNVSGVSHCLSLEAFGHQMRTQVLKNTGLTVGVGIAPTKTLAKLANYAAKRWASTGGVVDLSGRERQRKLLEKVPVDEVWGVGRRITKKLNAMGITTALELAEASSWVIRKHFNVVLERTARELRGEPCLDLEEFTPTKQQIICSRSFGHRITQYEEMHQAICAYAERAAEKLRGEHQYCRFISVFVRTSPHADNEIYYGNQASVTLMTPTNDSRDIIRAATEALGRIWLDGYRYMKAGVMLADFFSSGVAQLNLFDDNRLRANSAALMEMMDSVNHSGKGKIWFAGQGIEKSWAMKREMLSPAYTTRYADLPVAK; this is translated from the coding sequence ATGTTCGCGTTGGTTGATGTGAATAGCTTCTACGCCTCCTGCGAGCGGGTCTTCCGCCCCGATCTGCAGGGGAAGCCCATTGTGGTGGTTTCCAATAACGACGGCTGCATTATTTCGCTGTCGCGGGAGGCAAAGCAGTTCGGCATAAAAATGGGTGAGCCGTATTTTAAATTCAAAGAAAAGCTATATACGTCAAAGGTTTACGTATTTAGCTCGAACTATGCGCTGTATGCCGATCTCAGCAGTCGGGTGATGCAGACGCTGACCGATCTCGCCCCGGCAATAGAGATTTACTCCATCGATGAGGCGTTCGTGAACGTTTCAGGGGTCAGCCACTGCCTGTCGCTGGAAGCGTTCGGTCACCAGATGCGCACGCAGGTCTTAAAAAATACGGGCCTAACCGTTGGCGTCGGTATTGCCCCGACCAAAACGCTGGCGAAGCTGGCCAACTATGCGGCGAAACGCTGGGCCAGCACAGGCGGCGTGGTCGATCTCTCAGGCCGCGAGCGGCAGCGTAAGCTGCTGGAAAAGGTTCCGGTAGATGAGGTGTGGGGAGTAGGGCGGCGCATCACGAAAAAGCTCAACGCTATGGGCATCACCACGGCGCTGGAGCTGGCAGAAGCCTCATCCTGGGTCATCCGCAAACATTTCAACGTAGTGCTGGAACGTACGGCCCGCGAGCTGCGCGGTGAGCCCTGCCTTGATCTGGAGGAGTTCACCCCCACGAAGCAGCAAATCATCTGTAGCCGTTCGTTTGGACACCGTATTACGCAGTACGAGGAGATGCACCAGGCCATTTGCGCCTACGCGGAACGCGCTGCGGAAAAACTGCGCGGCGAGCATCAATACTGTCGTTTTATCAGCGTATTTGTCCGCACCAGCCCGCACGCGGACAACGAAATTTATTACGGCAATCAGGCTTCCGTCACCCTGATGACGCCCACCAATGATTCGCGGGATATCATCCGCGCCGCCACGGAGGCGCTGGGGCGTATATGGCTTGACGGATATCGCTATATGAAAGCCGGGGTCATGCTGGCGGACTTTTTCAGCAGCGGCGTCGCCCAGCTTAATTTGTTTGACGATAATCGTCTGCGCGCCAACAGCGCGGCGCTGATGGAGATGATGGACAGCGTAAATCATTCCGGCAAAGGGAAGATATGGTTTGCCGGGCAGGGTATTGAGAAATCCTGGGCGATGAAGCGTGAGATGCTGTCACCGGCCTATACGACGCGGTACGCCGATTTGCCGGTGGCGAAGTAG
- a CDS encoding SDR family oxidoreductase, whose product MNKMQQHNVALVAGASGIVGRQLVNTLLHHQWEVIGLSRHAVTHPDGIPMVNVDLLDAQDTARALDALDGVTHIFYSAWANAANWTDMVEPNVTMLRNLVSTLEKTAPLQTVSLMQGYKVYGAHLGPFKTPARESDPGVPGAEFNAAQLAWLSQFQRGKGWHWNAVRPGVVGSPIPGNVMNLALSIALYASLCRAQGLPLRFPGSEQAWHSIVDHTDAGLLAEATVWAAASPAAQNQAFNVNNGDIWRWSELWPRIARWFELDSAPPVRLSFHQLFNDYRGVWRELAEERLAEADILQLSDGHFADFVFGWNYDMFGDGSKLRRAGFTQMQATDEMFFRLFAQLRAARIIP is encoded by the coding sequence ATGAATAAGATGCAGCAACACAACGTCGCCCTGGTCGCGGGCGCCAGCGGCATTGTCGGCAGACAGCTGGTCAACACGCTCCTGCACCATCAGTGGGAGGTGATCGGTCTCAGTCGCCACGCGGTAACCCACCCGGACGGCATTCCCATGGTGAACGTCGATTTACTGGATGCGCAGGATACCGCGCGGGCGCTGGACGCCCTGGACGGTGTCACCCACATTTTTTACAGCGCCTGGGCGAACGCGGCGAACTGGACGGACATGGTTGAACCGAACGTCACCATGCTGCGTAATCTGGTCAGCACCCTCGAAAAAACGGCACCTTTGCAGACGGTAAGCCTGATGCAGGGGTACAAAGTTTATGGTGCGCATCTGGGGCCGTTTAAAACCCCGGCGCGGGAAAGCGATCCCGGCGTGCCGGGTGCCGAATTTAACGCCGCGCAACTCGCGTGGCTCAGCCAGTTTCAGCGGGGGAAAGGCTGGCACTGGAATGCCGTCAGGCCGGGCGTGGTGGGGAGCCCGATACCGGGCAATGTCATGAACCTTGCGCTGAGCATTGCCCTGTACGCCTCCCTGTGCAGGGCGCAGGGTTTACCGCTGCGTTTCCCCGGTTCGGAACAGGCCTGGCACAGCATCGTTGACCATACCGACGCCGGGCTGCTGGCCGAGGCCACGGTATGGGCCGCCGCGTCACCGGCGGCACAGAATCAGGCGTTCAACGTCAATAATGGCGATATCTGGCGCTGGAGCGAGCTGTGGCCGCGCATCGCACGCTGGTTTGAACTGGACTCTGCGCCGCCGGTGAGGCTGTCATTTCATCAGCTGTTTAACGACTATCGCGGCGTATGGCGCGAGCTTGCCGAAGAGCGGCTGGCGGAAGCGGATATTTTGCAGCTGAGCGACGGGCATTTTGCCGATTTTGTCTTTGGCTGGAATTACGACATGTTTGGTGACGGGAGCAAGCTGCGCAGGGCGGGCTTCACGCAAATGCAGGCCACCGATGAGATGTTTTTCCGCCTGTTCGCGCAGCTGAGAGCCGCGCGGATTATTCCCTGA
- a CDS encoding LysR family transcriptional regulator produces the protein MNNKLTAISTFLRVAEAGSFSAAARQTGIKQSAVSQQIAALEDELGVVLLHRTTRTMKLTEQGERYRRDMQLVLDAMGEAERRLHPADHRVQGRVHVQLPSGLGQIILPHLLALQRLHPELQLMISLDDRLADLVTEGVDVAIRLSSEPPQAHAARVLGRIEAALFAAPGFQAVHAVSELTTLPHVRFSGIPLDAPLRLISDEETVEVNVNTVFRANTSDALLQALESGMGIGGMQRPLVAGALQAGTLVPVLPDWRLPDRFLYAVYPDARFIPQRVRKVVSVIEQLLPEILKKN, from the coding sequence ATGAATAATAAGCTCACCGCCATTTCTACCTTTCTACGCGTCGCTGAAGCGGGCTCGTTTTCGGCGGCCGCCCGGCAGACCGGTATTAAGCAGTCCGCCGTCAGTCAGCAGATCGCAGCACTTGAGGATGAGCTTGGCGTGGTGCTGCTGCACCGTACGACGCGTACGATGAAGCTGACCGAACAGGGTGAACGTTACCGGCGTGATATGCAGCTTGTGCTGGACGCTATGGGGGAAGCGGAGAGGCGTTTGCATCCTGCCGATCATCGCGTTCAGGGGCGCGTCCATGTCCAGTTACCGAGCGGCCTGGGGCAGATCATTTTGCCGCATCTGCTGGCGCTACAGCGTCTGCATCCCGAACTGCAGCTGATGATTTCCCTGGATGACCGCCTTGCCGATCTGGTGACGGAGGGCGTGGATGTCGCGATACGGCTGAGCAGTGAGCCTCCGCAGGCGCACGCGGCTCGCGTACTGGGGCGGATTGAAGCCGCGCTGTTTGCCGCTCCCGGTTTTCAGGCGGTACACGCCGTCAGCGAACTGACCACGCTGCCACACGTACGGTTCAGCGGTATTCCGCTGGATGCCCCCCTGCGCCTGATTTCTGACGAGGAAACGGTCGAGGTCAACGTGAATACCGTTTTCCGTGCCAACACCAGCGACGCGCTGCTGCAGGCGCTGGAATCCGGCATGGGTATCGGCGGCATGCAGCGACCGCTCGTGGCCGGGGCGCTGCAGGCGGGCACGCTGGTACCGGTGCTGCCCGACTGGCGGTTACCCGATCGCTTCCTCTATGCCGTCTATCCTGACGCCCGCTTTATTCCGCAGCGCGTCAGAAAGGTCGTCAGCGTAATAGAGCAGTTACTGCCTGAAATACTCAAGAAAAACTGA
- a CDS encoding aldo/keto reductase family oxidoreductase: MSSIDKSGTYALGTRTVKRLGYGAMQLAGPGVFGPPKDKQAALDVLREAVAAGVNHIDTSDFYGPHVTNQLIREALHPYRDDLTLVTKIGARRNDKGAWLPAFSAQELTQAVHDNLRNLQLDVLDVVNLRIMFSAHGPAEGSIAEPLSTLAELQQQGLVRHIGLSNVTATQVAEAQKMVPVVCVQNMYNIVNRGDDALVDLLAQQGIAYVPFFPLGGFTPLQSSGLQAVADSLGATPMQVALAWLLQRSPNILLIPGTSSVAHLRQNLAAGELQLPPDALETLNTLMD; this comes from the coding sequence ATGAGCAGCATTGATAAAAGCGGGACGTACGCGCTCGGGACGCGGACGGTTAAACGACTGGGCTACGGTGCGATGCAGCTCGCCGGACCGGGCGTTTTTGGCCCACCGAAGGATAAGCAGGCCGCGCTGGACGTGCTGCGCGAAGCGGTGGCGGCCGGGGTGAACCACATTGATACCAGTGATTTTTATGGTCCTCATGTCACTAACCAGCTGATCCGCGAGGCGCTTCACCCTTACCGGGACGATCTGACGCTCGTCACCAAGATTGGCGCCCGTCGCAACGACAAAGGCGCCTGGCTACCGGCCTTTTCCGCGCAGGAACTGACGCAGGCGGTGCATGACAACCTGCGTAATCTACAGCTGGACGTGCTGGACGTGGTGAATCTCAGGATCATGTTCAGCGCACACGGGCCGGCGGAAGGGTCGATTGCTGAACCACTCTCCACCCTGGCCGAATTACAGCAGCAGGGGCTGGTGCGTCATATTGGCCTGAGCAACGTCACGGCCACCCAGGTTGCGGAAGCCCAGAAGATGGTCCCGGTGGTGTGCGTGCAGAACATGTACAATATTGTGAACCGGGGGGATGACGCGCTGGTGGATCTGCTGGCGCAGCAGGGGATCGCGTATGTGCCGTTCTTCCCACTGGGAGGCTTTACGCCACTGCAATCTTCCGGGCTGCAGGCCGTCGCGGATTCACTGGGCGCCACGCCAATGCAGGTCGCGCTGGCATGGCTGCTGCAGCGTTCACCGAATATCCTGCTGATCCCTGGCACCTCTTCCGTGGCGCATCTGCGGCAAAACCTCGCGGCGGGGGAGCTGCAGCTGCCGCCTGACGCGCTGGAAACATTGAATACGTTGATGGACTGA
- a CDS encoding LysR family transcriptional regulator, translating into MTFQIKFHQIRAFVEVARQGSIRGASRTLNLSQPALTKSIKELEEGMAAQLFVRRSKGVALTECGEGFYQRARLILEELRAAQDDIRQRQGELAGQINIGMGASVSRTLMPAVITRFHAQHPQVKVRIMEGQLVSMINELRQGELDFTINTYYQGPYDQEFTFEKLFEKPFAVFCREGHPAMGATSINELLHYNWTMPTPRGSYYKQLEEVFSDRSQIPRIGVVCETFSSCISLVAQSDFLSILPQELGCDPLLAHRLVMLPVVESLPKATYYLIQRRDSRQTPLAESLITQFRREARKIVVA; encoded by the coding sequence ATGACATTCCAGATTAAATTTCATCAAATCCGGGCGTTTGTTGAGGTTGCGCGTCAGGGCAGCATTCGCGGTGCCAGCAGGACGCTGAATCTTTCGCAGCCGGCGCTGACCAAATCCATTAAAGAGCTGGAGGAGGGCATGGCGGCGCAGCTTTTCGTGCGCAGGAGTAAGGGCGTCGCGTTGACCGAATGCGGTGAGGGCTTTTACCAGCGCGCCAGGTTGATTCTGGAAGAGCTGCGCGCGGCGCAGGATGATATCCGTCAGCGGCAGGGGGAGCTGGCCGGGCAGATCAACATCGGGATGGGGGCCAGCGTTTCACGCACGCTTATGCCCGCCGTTATCACCCGCTTCCATGCGCAGCATCCGCAGGTCAAGGTGCGGATTATGGAGGGGCAGCTGGTGTCGATGATCAATGAATTACGCCAGGGCGAGCTGGACTTCACCATCAACACCTATTATCAGGGGCCTTACGACCAGGAGTTTACGTTTGAAAAGCTCTTCGAAAAACCGTTTGCGGTATTTTGTCGGGAAGGTCACCCGGCAATGGGAGCAACGTCAATTAATGAACTCCTGCATTATAACTGGACAATGCCGACGCCGCGGGGAAGTTATTATAAGCAATTAGAGGAGGTATTTAGCGATCGTTCGCAAATACCGCGAATTGGTGTGGTTTGCGAAACATTTTCTTCCTGTATTAGCCTGGTTGCGCAAAGTGATTTTTTAAGCATATTGCCGCAGGAGCTAGGGTGTGACCCGCTGCTGGCGCACCGTCTGGTCATGCTGCCGGTTGTCGAATCGCTTCCTAAAGCAACCTATTATTTAATTCAGCGCCGTGATTCACGTCAGACCCCCCTTGCTGAGTCATTAATTACGCAGTTCAGAAGGGAAGCCAGAAAAATAGTCGTCGCGTGA
- the tcp gene encoding methyl-accepting chemotaxis citrate transducer: MLKNLHVITGIIFALTIFCLLQVVTGGLFYSAVSNDRHNFQNSGVLNAQQESLSDSVNTLVKTRVTVTRVAIRYLKNQRDPASLAAINKLLGTAGDSLAKAEAYNKEWQKLPQVNGQQAALTDEMQKSWNQMHEVMRLSIEYLRADNYQAYGDLDAQQAQDDMEAVYNRWRAENNTLLKAATEENQSSFTQMQWTLAAILLAVIAVLVVIWQGLQHLLLKPLHSIMNHIRAIAGGDLTQEIAISGRNEMGQLAAGLHEMQQSLVTTVSAVRGSTDSIYTGAGEIAAGSNDLSARTEQQAASLEETAASMEELTATVKQNSDNARQATLLAKNASETAARGGHVVDNVVRTMNEIADSSQQIAHITGVIDSIAFQTNILALNAAVEAARAGEQGRGFAVVAGEVRTLASRSAQAAKEIKGLIENSVSRVNTGSEQVSEAGTTMKEIVAAVTRVTDIMGEISSASDEQSRGIEQVSLAVSQMDSVTQQNAALVQESATAAAALEDQSEQLRQAVAAFRLNGKEKAVAPRQVNLKTPQLLSPATTTASTDSNWETF, translated from the coding sequence ATGCTGAAAAATCTGCACGTGATTACCGGTATTATCTTTGCCCTCACCATATTCTGTCTGCTGCAAGTTGTCACGGGAGGGTTGTTCTACTCTGCCGTCAGCAACGATCGCCATAACTTCCAGAATTCCGGCGTGCTCAATGCCCAGCAGGAAAGCCTGAGCGACAGCGTAAACACGCTGGTGAAAACACGCGTCACCGTCACCCGCGTGGCGATCCGCTACCTGAAAAACCAGCGTGACCCGGCTTCCCTTGCGGCGATCAACAAACTGCTTGGCACCGCGGGCGACTCGCTGGCAAAAGCCGAAGCCTATAACAAAGAGTGGCAGAAACTGCCGCAGGTTAACGGCCAGCAGGCGGCATTGACCGACGAGATGCAGAAATCCTGGAACCAGATGCACGAAGTGATGCGCTTATCGATTGAGTATCTGCGCGCCGACAACTACCAGGCCTATGGCGATCTGGACGCCCAGCAGGCGCAGGACGATATGGAAGCGGTCTATAACCGCTGGCGCGCCGAAAACAACACCCTGCTGAAGGCCGCAACCGAAGAGAACCAGAGCAGCTTCACGCAGATGCAGTGGACGCTGGCGGCTATTCTGCTGGCCGTTATCGCGGTTCTGGTGGTCATCTGGCAGGGTTTACAACACCTGCTGTTAAAACCACTCCACTCCATTATGAACCATATTCGCGCTATTGCAGGGGGCGACCTGACGCAGGAGATCGCTATCTCCGGTCGCAATGAGATGGGTCAGTTGGCCGCCGGTCTGCATGAGATGCAGCAGTCGCTGGTGACCACCGTCAGCGCCGTACGTGGAAGTACCGATTCCATCTACACCGGCGCAGGCGAAATTGCCGCGGGGAGCAACGATCTTTCCGCCCGCACCGAGCAGCAGGCCGCCTCGCTCGAAGAGACCGCCGCCAGCATGGAAGAGCTGACCGCGACGGTTAAACAGAACTCCGATAACGCCCGTCAGGCCACGCTGCTGGCGAAAAACGCCTCTGAAACGGCCGCGCGCGGCGGTCACGTCGTGGATAACGTGGTTCGCACCATGAACGAAATCGCCGACAGTTCGCAGCAAATTGCGCATATTACCGGCGTGATCGACAGCATTGCGTTCCAGACCAACATTCTGGCGCTTAACGCCGCGGTGGAAGCGGCACGCGCCGGGGAACAGGGCCGTGGTTTTGCGGTTGTTGCAGGCGAAGTCCGTACGCTGGCGAGCCGCAGCGCGCAGGCGGCGAAAGAGATCAAAGGGCTTATCGAGAACTCTGTCAGCCGCGTGAATACAGGCTCTGAGCAGGTCAGCGAGGCTGGCACCACCATGAAGGAAATTGTCGCCGCCGTCACCCGCGTGACCGATATCATGGGTGAGATTTCATCTGCCTCTGACGAGCAGAGCCGCGGTATTGAGCAGGTGAGCCTGGCCGTTTCGCAGATGGACAGCGTGACGCAGCAAAACGCCGCGCTGGTGCAGGAGTCCGCCACGGCGGCTGCGGCACTGGAAGATCAGTCCGAGCAGCTGCGCCAGGCGGTAGCCGCGTTTCGCCTGAACGGCAAAGAAAAAGCGGTCGCCCCACGCCAGGTTAATCTGAAAACGCCACAGCTGCTGAGCCCGGCGACGACTACCGCCTCTACCGACAGCAACTGGGAAACGTTCTGA